The genomic interval ATGACGCAGTACCCTGAGCCTCAAGATACTTAAACCCATCCACCTTCTGATAAACCAAGCCCGACCTTTCCAATAGCCTTGCCGGATTCAAGGATCTTATGTGCCTCTTTAATTCCTTCAAGATTCAATTGCAGTCGCCTCGTCAAGTGGCACTTAATCTTGCCTGCATCAATAAGAGCTGAAAGCTCTTCCAACATTTCTCCCTGATCGGTCTCCACCCCATGATACAGCCTCGATCCAAGCCAACACCAGACGAAAGTTAAAGACTTAGACATAAACTGAGTACCATACATGTTCATATCGGCGGATTGAACAATCGAGCAAACCTTCCCCAGCGGTGCAATAATATCCGAGCAAACACCAAGGTACTGCGCTGTGGAATGGGTAATGTAAACATATCTGTCTCGAGAATTAGCACATATCCACTTCAAAGAACGATCAATAACTGCTCACTTGATAGGCACATCAAGCTGAAGCTCATCAATCTGCTTCTTCAAATCCTCCCGGTGGTTGATAACATGAGTCGCTCCCATTTTCTTCGTGAAATCGATCGTCTCAGGTCGCGATGCCGTGGTAACCACGACAGGCAAATCGAGTACCCATCGCGCGATTTGAGACGCCATGGCCCCTACACCACCGGCACCGTTGATGATCAGTATGCCggccttttctccct from Aspergillus flavus chromosome 7, complete sequence carries:
- a CDS encoding quinone oxidoreductase: MNAVGVEQYGPVDNLICRKIPKPDKPRGKELLIKVKAAAVNPIDTKVRNGTYDDAPDYYKFVPRPFHIMGYDGAGIVQEVGPECTRFKPGDEVFYVSSPTKQGAYCEYQIVPDATVGHKPKSLDFVEAAAMPLTYGTAYESLVDRLEIKKGEKAGILIINGAGGVGAMASQIARWVLDLPVVVTTASRPETIDFTKKMGATHVINHREDLKKQIDELQLDVPIKYVYITHSTAQYLGVCSDIIAPLGKVCSIVQSADMNMYGTQFMSKSLTFVWCWLGSRLYHGVETDQGEMLEELSALIDAGKIKCHLTRRLQLNLEGIKEAHKILESGKAIGKVGLGLSEGGWV